In the Phaseolus vulgaris cultivar G19833 chromosome 7, P. vulgaris v2.0, whole genome shotgun sequence genome, one interval contains:
- the LOC137828335 gene encoding putative vesicle-associated membrane protein 726 — MGQQSLIYSFVARGTMILAEYTEFSGNFTSIASQCLQKLPSTNNRFTYNCDGHTFNYLVENGFTYCVVAVESAGRQLPIAFLERVKEEFSKKYGAGKAATASAKSLNREFGPKLKQQMQYCVDHPEEINKLAKVKAQVSEVKGVMMENIEKVLDRGEKIEMLVDKTDNLRSQAQDFRTQGTKVKRKMWVQNMKIKLIVFGIVVALFLIMFMSICRGISCLH; from the exons ATGGGGCAACAGTCTTTGATCTATAGCTTTGTGGCTCGAGGCACCATGATTCTTGCTGAGTACACTGAGTTTTCTGGGAACTTCACCTCCATTGCCTCTCAATGCCTGCAAAAGCTTCCTTCTACCAACAACAGATTCACCTACAATTGTGATGGCCACACTTTCAATTATCTTGTTGAAAATGGATTCA CCTACTGTGTGGTGGCTGTTGAATCTGCTGGTAGACAGCTTCCTATTGCTTTTCTAGAACGTGTGAAGGAAGAATTCAGCAAAAAATATGGTGCAGGCAAAGCTGCAACTGCTTCAGCTAAGAGCCTAAACAGAGAATTTGG GCCAAAACTGAAACAGCAAATGCAATACTGTGTTGATCATCCTGAAGAGATCAACAAACTTGCCAAAGTGAAGGCTCAAGTTTCTGAAGTGAAAGGTGTTATGATGGAAAACATTGAGAAG gttcttgatcGAGGAGAAAAGATCGAGATGTTGGTGGATAAGACTGACAATCTTCGTTCTCAG GCACAAGACTTTAGAACACAGGGCACAAAGGTTAAAAGGAAGATGTGGGTTCAAAATATGAAGATAAAATTGATTGTTTTTGGTATCGTGGTAGCATTGTTTTTGATCATGTTTATGTCTATATGTCGTGGCATCAGCTGCTTACATTAg